Proteins from one Aspergillus nidulans FGSC A4 chromosome VIII genomic window:
- a CDS encoding WD40 repeat domain-containing protein (transcript_id=CADANIAT00002529), with protein sequence MTTSVSSLHPPAIPIYILRGHGAPIHALQIFSQNLRLVSGDADGWIVVWDLIFKRPVAVWKAHEGAVLEVKGFSRGGGRLTEIYTHGRDHKLRVWRFTVEDEEILQKTLPVDLGAQATTTLNQKQTAIQPWLMHSLSVNALNFCAFAMLSLPDSERVPQQPDTKSRTPPSAALIAVPNALDSGAVDLFHLPSERRVCTIPTDPAVKTGMVMAVQLTRTFSSEDVYVAAAFEDGTVMVFACRGVFHDDEPSVDAERSWKWERLYLTKPHSQPVLSIDLAPSRDVSIQSMPDNKG encoded by the exons ATGACTACCtctgtctcctccctccacCCCCCAGCGATACCCATTTACATTCTCCGCGGCCACGGCGCCCCCATTCACGCATTGCAAATATTCAGCCAGAATCTTCGACTTGTCTCCGGGGACGCCGACGGTTGGATCGTCGTCTGGGATCTTATCTTCAAACGACCCGTAGCCGTATGGAAGGCACATGAGGGCGCTGTCCTAGAAGTCAAGGGGTTCAGCCGCGGAGGCGGGCGCTTGACCGAGATTTATAC ACATGGCCGAGATCACAAGTTACGCGTGTGGAGATTCAcagtggaggatgaggaaatTCTCCAGAAGACTCTGCCTGTTGATTTGGGGGCACAGGCTACTACCACTCTTAACCAGAAACAAACAGCAATTCAACCCTGGCTTATGCATAGCTTATCAGTGAATGCTTTGAACTTTTGCGCTTTTGCTATGCTATCTCTTCCGGACAGTGAAAGGGTCCCGCAACAACCGGACACAAAGAGCCGCACACCACCATCAGCCGCCTTGATCGCGGTCCCGAACGCGCTCGATTCCGGTGCTGTCGACCTTTTCCATTTACCCAGTGAGCGAAGGGTCTGTACCATTCCTACAGACCCTGCCGTGAAGACAGGAATGGTCATGGCGGTCCAATTGACTCGGACTTTTTCATCGGAAGATGTCTACGTCGCGGCTGCGTTTGAAGACGGTACTGTAATGGTTTTCGCTTGCCGCGGGGTTTTTCATGACGATGAGCCCTCGGTTGACGCCGAAAGGAGTTGGAAATGGGAACGGCTCTACCTGACCAAACCTCATTCGCAGCCTGTCCTTTCTATAGACCTCGCTCCATCCAGAGA TGTGTCAATACAAAGCATGCCGGACAACAAGGGTTAA
- a CDS encoding putative MFS multidrug transporter (transcript_id=CADANIAT00002531), producing the protein MDSSVGHFAIENFLLATGNARATLLRLINHISFPSMTVTSSPAGQPVHGSATESTPLLSDNSSRLQYSGKASDYPTAEASSSSSTEYSDDEDPALVGLSKVSSIPQAPEIDTGLERVLSATASKTIQDSEAAGAQSEATGYAARFINVSPTRFWLIFGGVQLGYVIGFFDSTLMASSHPVITSHFHASNSASWLSTAFLLTSTAFLPLFGRVSDTFGRKPVYLFAIAVFFLTTAWCAMAQSIGSFIVARAFCGLGAGGVFSMGMILSSDLVRIEYRGIYQSYINLCLGLGGCLGLAFGGYLCDQVGWRGAFFVQLPFIFVYFLAAAWTTPSGLGLKNQTEERMTFLQLLRSVDLVGSALLVLTVTALIMGLNLGGNVYSWTHPLVISSLVISVILAIIFVPYEKRVERAVMPITFLTKNPRAVLIFGNFFGSIAVNTMIFNAPLYFQAVKLASPTDSGLRLVASTLAVTCSSVATGFLITWSKRLKPTIMIGDIFLLLGGLAAAMMGANTPDIVAMTCVSLASLGQGFAFPTLMVSVLATSETDEQAVATTTLGLFRNLGSVMGVATSSWVFQNALVYQLEEKVTQPDKDAVIQLVRKSVHAIADLDPLHKSQVISSYAGALRLTFASAAVFAGLMLALHVPVRLPRLGRKA; encoded by the exons ATGGACTCTTCAGTTGGA CATTTCGCCATTGAAAATTTTCTGTTGGCCACCGGTAACGCTCGAGCGACCC TCTTGAGGCTCATCAACCACATTTCTTTCCCTAGTATGACCGtcacttcctctccagctggTCAGCCCGTTCACGGCAGTGCTACCGAGTCTACGCCCTTGCTGAGTGATAACAGCTCCCGCCTCCAATACTCCGGTAAGGCTAGCGATTACCCCACAGCCGaggcttcttcctcctcgtctacAGAGTAttccgatgatgaggatCCTGCACTCGTTGGCCTGTCTAAAGTCAGCTCGATCCCTCAAGCGCCTGAGATAGACACTGGCCTTGAACGGGTTCTCTCCGCAACGGCCAGCAAGACCATACAAGATTCGGAAGCAGCAGGCGCTCAAAGCGAGGCTACTGGATATGCCGCCCGGTTCATCAACGTCTCTCCTACGCGGTTCTGGCTTATATTCGGTGGTGTACAGCTGGGATATGTGATCGGTTTTTTCGATTCCACCTTGATGGCGTCCAGTCACCCTGTCATCACCTCACACTTCCATGCGTCGAACTCGGCTTCCTGGCTTTCAACTGCATTCTTATTGACATCGACGGCCTTTCTTCCACTTTTCGGGCGCGTCTCAGACACGTTCGGGCGAAAACCTGTGTATTTATTCGCTATTGCCGTCTTTTTCCTTACCACAGCGTGGTGTGCAATGGCGCAGAGCATAGGGAGTTTTATCGTAGCCCGTGCCTTTTGCGGACTCGGGGCCGGGGGTGTCTTTTCAATGGGTATGATTCTGTCCAGTGATCTAGTCCGCATCGAGTACCGTGGCATCTACCAATCTTATATCAATCTCTGCCTCGGATTAGGTGGTTGTCTTGGTCTTGCGTTTGGCGGATACCTGTGCGATCAAGTGGGCTGGAGAGGTGCGTTCTTCGTACAGCTGcccttcatcttcgtttATTTCCTTGCTGCCGCATGGACAACGCCTTCTGGTCTGGGATTGAAGAACCAGACAGAGGAAAGAATGACcttcttgcagcttctcaGGAGCGTGGACCTTGTGGGCTCCGCGCTCTTGGTGCTTACCGTCACCGCATTGATCATGGGTCTCAATCTGGGTGGTAATGTCTATAGCTGGACTCATCCTCTCGTGATTTCATCCTTGGTTATCTCGGTCATCCTGGCAATAATTTTCGTTCCATATGAAAAACGCGTCGAGCGAGCAGTAATGCCTATTACTTTCTTAACCAAAAACCCCCGCGCCGTTCTTATTTTTGGAAACTTCTTTGGCTCTATCGCCGTTAACACCATGATTTTCAACGCCCCATTATACTTCCAAGCCGTCAAACTTGCAAGCCCAACCGACTCCGGTCTCAGACTAGTTGCGTCTACACTGGCCGTAACTTGTTCTAGCGTCGCTACAGGCTTCTTGATTACATGGTCCAAACGCCTGAAACCAACTATTATGATTGGTGACATATTTCTGCTCCTAGGAGGCTTGGCCGCAGCGATGATGGGCGCCAACACCCCTGACATCGTGGCCATGACCTGTGTTTCTCTCGCAAGTCTCGGTCAAGGATTTGCTTTCCCTACGCTGATGGTATCTGTCCTCGCCACTAGTGAAACGGATGAGCAGGCCGTGGCTACCACAACATTAGGGCTCTTCCGGAATCTAGGATCTGTTATGGGAGTCGCGACGAGCAGCTGGGTTTTTCAGAATGCACTGGTTTACCAGCTAGAAGAGAAGGTCACGCAACCGGACAAGGACGCGGTCATTCAGCTTGTTCGAAAATCCGTCCACGCTATCGCTGACCTTGATCCACTTCACAAAAGCCAAG TGATCAGTTCTTATGCCGGAGCTCTCCGTCTGACTTTTGCCTCGGCGGCTGTATTCGCGGGACTTATGCTTGCACTGCACGTTCCAGTTCGACTTCCTCGCTTAGGGCGCAAGGCTTGA
- a CDS encoding protein arcA (transcript_id=CADANIAT00002530), translated as MDPADTIDAFASDADGAALNIPPLPVAQLSASDADRESDVSIKKRKRVRTGCFTCRDRHLKCDEALGQCQNCRKSGRLCRRGVRLNFVDTQVVAPPTCVTPPAGTGVTFRDDSRIIASEYVGGFERYPPPEQDAPVEDVRQTSIPVQPGINPFLNTQYQISRHGCLDDPTELSLLQVFVNQIGPWMDIVDEAKHFTRILPLYAVEQPLLRAVMAACVELYVSIHLFKEASERMRHYDAAALMLSECIASPHRDPSLCATAALIIEIAEMLILGPIESGMRIRAGNSARSLIRDCQWTTRTQGLGGTCSWLSILMELFDCIAFRQTVVWDPDTWGIDMGFVVEPSIAGNEEFWMQRIIYICAKVSDLRSSNLKGIGNSTRYAEAQRLEQWSLYNEWCARWLDSIPRSMLPLGNVQPWQRNPQSVFPQVWLLGRSAIVAQMLYHITRIMLLETDPLQQDHLPELQEEQQRHAYSVCGIVSNDKNNGIPVFSAHLLAVAAGYLVDRKAQEEVVAILDQLRRTSGLSTEHIRDKLRETWGWHSHAHQSFPDTVDTSTVSIGIHTSDHGHEFSQVGITDPFTYSLVETHQYLDHHLIYDQSHQSL; from the exons ATGGATCCCGCTGATACCATCGACGCTTTCGCGTCCGACGCGGATGGTGCAGCTCTGAATATTCCTCCGTTACCTGTGGCTCAGTTGTCCGCGAGTGATGCCGATCGTGAAAGCGACGTCTCGATCAAGAAACGGAAAAGAGTTCGCACCGGGTGCTTTACGTGTCGGGATCGTCATTTAAAATGCGACGAAGCTCTGGGTCAATGCCAGAACTGCAGAAAATCGGGCAGGCTATGCCGACGGGGCGTTCGTCTCAATTTTGTGGACACGCAAGTGGTTGCGCCCCCAACCTGCGTCACGCCGCCCGCGGGAACTGGTGTAACCTTTCGTGACGACTCGAGAATCATAGCCTCCGAGTACGTCGGTGGATTCGAGAGGTATCCTCCGCCTGAACAGGATGCTCCAGTGGAAGATGTCCGTCAGACTTCGATTCCAGTCCAACCTGGAATCAATCCGTTTCTCAATACACAATACCAGATCAgtcgccatggctgcttgGATGACCCCACCGAATTGTCTCTTTTGCAGGTATTCGTGAATCAAATCGGTCCCTGGATGGATATTGTGGATGAAGCGAAGCAC TTCACGCGGATTCTGCCATTGTATGCTGTCGAACAGCCGCTTCTACGCGCTGTTATGGCAGCTTGTGTTGAGTTGTATGTCTCAATACATCTGTTTAAAGAGGCAAGTGAGCGAATGCGCCACTACGATGCCGCAGCCCTGATGCTCTCTGAATGTATAGCAAGCCCACATCGTGACCCGTCCTTGTGTGCAACCGCCGCGCTCATCATTGAAATTGCTGAAATGCTGATTCTCGGGCCGATCGAGAGCGGAATGCGCATCCGTGCCGGCAACTCGGCCAGATCTTTGATTCGAGATTGTCAGTGGACAACCCGTACACAGGGCCTTGGCGGAACGTGTTCTTGGCTCAGCATTCTCATGGAGTTGTTCGATTGTATAGCCTTCCGGCAGACAGTCGTCTGGGACCCTGACACCTGGGGCATCGATATGGGCTTTGTTGTCGAACCATCCATTGCTGGAAATGAGGAGTTTTGGATGCAGCGCATCATCTACATTTGTGCTAAGGTCTCAGATCTCCGCTCTTCGAACTTAAAAGGGATCGGTAACTCTACCCGCTACGCCGAGGCGCAGCGGCTCGAACAATGGAGTCTCTACAATGAATGGTGTGCCAGGTGGTTAGATTCCATCCCAAGGTCGATGTTACCACTTGGAAATGTCCAGCCTTGGCAGAGAAACCCCCAGTCAGTCTTTCCTCAGGTATGGCTGCTTGGACGTTCGGCTATAGTAGCCCAAATGCTCTACCATATTACTCGAATCATGCTCCTCGAGACCGATCCGCTCCAACAGGACCATCTTCCCGAACTacaggaagagcagcagcgccaTGCGTACAGCGTCTGCGGTATCGTTTCGAATGACAAGAACAATGGGATCCCTGTTTTCTCTGCacatcttcttgctgttgctgcgggGTATTTGGTTGACAGGAAAGCGCAGGAAGAGGTCGTCGCGATCCTAGATCAGCTGAGACGCACGAGTGGGTTGAGCACTGAGCACATCAGAGACAAACTCCGGGAAACATGGGGCTGGCATTCACACGCCCATCAGTCATTTCCAGACACCGTCGATACATCAACTGTGTCTATCGGGATCCACACGTCCGATCATGGCCATGAATTTTCCCAAGTCGGCATTACGGACCCTTTTACGTACTCCTTGGTGGAAACTCATCAGTATCTAGATCACCATCTAATTTACGACCAGTCCCACCAAAGCCTGTAG
- the dbp7 gene encoding putative ATP-dependent RNA helicase (transcript_id=CADANIAT00002528): MADDGMLLNFALPSDVIKPQTKIKGGSWRERLSVKKIAARRATNPKRTADGDGNKDGNESGPRNPNRIQVSGSRPAKRQKTDGGFQKLGEGQAHGQGSGQSKGPKKGQGGSVVSSLFSKNPRPRNAVEEDKNDEPMEDAKPTNAPLIDGLDTFTNLGLSPTLAAHLLTKLELKAPTAIQKASITQLLKEETDAFIQAETGSGKTLAYLLPLVQRIMALSRAKNEGDAKGDTSVHRDSGLFAIILAPTRELCKQISVVLEGLLRCAHWIVAGTVIGGEKKKSEKARLRKGLNILVATPGRLADHLENTQALDVSNVRWLVLDEGDRLMELGFEKELQEIISKLDARQRPSRIPGVPAKRATILCSATLKMNVQKLGEISLKDAVHIKADPADEDGEKTAEDKDGDAFRVPAQLKQSYAIVAAKLRLVTLTAFMKRTFMRKGSVMKAIIFVSCADSVNFHFEVFTRKLAEQLEGDNPDEGSDSEHEKEKEKEKPTPASTHGTVAPATAFSNSSNAVTMYKLHGSLPQHVRTSTLSSFAKNRDPSVLICTDVASRGLDLPNVDLVVEYDPAFSADEHLHRIGRTARLGRDGRALVFLLPGCEENYVEILKRGYRDGGKALTRSTTDDILKRGFGGNIESQKWQLELERWALDNPEYLEMARRAYQSHIRAYATHVANERHIFNIKELHLGHLAKSFALRDRPGKINVPGLRPGKEDTKKDFKAERKSAGGKKRKATGYGGGRDDDDDDDRPSATTDTTLAAQKMRAKMKEQLAGASEFNLA; this comes from the exons ATGGCGGACGATGGTATGCTCCTGAACTTTGCGCTTCCAAGCGACGTCATCAAACCACAAACGAAGATCAAAGGCGGATCATGGCGTGAGCGACTCAGCGTCAAGAAAATCGCCGCGAGAAGGGCAACGAACCCTAAACGGACCGCTGATGGGGATGGAAACAAAGATGGGAATGAGTCAGGCCCTCGGAATCCGAATCGCATTCAGGTTTCCGGCTCCAGACCTGCAAAGAGACAGAAAACAGACGGGGGGTTCCAAAAACTTGGTGAAGGGCAAGCACACGGACAAGGTTCTGGACAATCAAAGGGACCGAAGAAAGGACAGGGAGGATCTGTCGTTTCGTCGCTTTTCTCGAAAAATCCGCGACCCCGCAACGCTGTGGAGGAAGACAAGAACGACGAGCCGATGGAAGATGCGAAGCCGACTAACGCCCCGCTCATTGACGGACTGGACACATTCACGAATCTTGGGTTGTCGCCTACCCTCGCTGCACACCTGCTCACGAAACTCGAACTTAAAGCTCCTACTGCTATCCAAAAAGCGTCAATAACGCAGCTCCTGAAGGAAGAGACGGATGCGTTCATCCAGGCGGAGACTGGTTCCGGAAAGACACTGGCTTATTTACTCCCACTCGTGCAGCGGATTATGGCTCTTTCGCGCGCAAAGAACGAAGGTGATGCGAAGGGTGACACGAGCGTCCATAGAGACAGCGGGTTGTTTGCGATTATCTTAGCACCCACAAGAGAACTGTGTAAGCAGATCTCGGTTGTCTTGGAGGGACTGTTGCGCTGTGCGCATTGGATAGTCGCTGGAACAGTTATTGgtggtgagaagaagaagagcgaaaAAGCGCGGTTGCGGAAGGGGCTGAATATTCTTGTTGCGACACCTGGTCGGTTAGCGGATCACCTAGAAAACACGCAGGCATTGGACGTGAGCAATGTACGGTGGCTGGTGCTCGATGAAGGTGATCGGTTGATGGAGCTTGGGTTTGAGAAGGAGTTGCAGGAGATCATTAGCAAACTTGATGCGCGGCAGCGGCCGAGTCGGATTCCTGGTGTTCCAGCGAAGAGGGCGACGATTCTTTGCTCGGCAACACTGAAGATGAATGTGCAGAAATTGGGCGAAATTAGTTTAAAAGATGCAGTGCACATCAAGGCAGATccggctgatgaggatggcgagaAGACCGCGGAGGACAAGGACGGGGACGCATTCAGGGTGCCCGCACAGCTTAAGCAGTCGTATGCTATTGTTGCAGCGAAGTTGAGGCTGGTTACGCTTACGGCTTTTATGAAGCGGACGTTTATGCGGAAGGGGTCTGTTATGAAGGCGATTATCTTCGTTTCGTGTGCCGATTCAGTCAATTTCCATTTTGAAGTGTTTACACGGAAACTTGCGGAGCAACTGGAGGGCGACAACCCAGACGAAGGAAGCGACAGCGAGcacgaaaaagaaaaggaaaaagagaagccTACGCCAGCCTCGACCCACGGAACAGTTGCGCCCGCAACTGCATTCTCGAACTCTTCAAACGCTGTAACAATGTACAAACTTCACGGCTCCCTTCCGCAACACGTCCGTACATCCACACTTTCCTCTTTCGCTAAGAATCGCGACCCTTCTGTCCTGATCTGTACCGACGTTGCATCCCGAGGTCTCGACCTTCCAAACGTCGACCTCGTCGTCGAGTACGACCCTGCCTTCAGCGCAGACGAGCACCTTCACCGAATTGGACGTACTGCTCGTCTGGGCCGCGACGGCCGCGCTCTCGTTTTCCTACTTCCCGGCTGCGAAGAGAACTACGTCGAAATCCTGAAACGCGGGTACCGCGATGGCGGAAAGGCTCTGACACGCTCAACAACAGACGACATTCTCAAGCGCGGCTTCGGTGGCAACATCGAGTCCCAGA AATGGcagcttgagctggagcgTTGGGCGCTGGACAATCCTGAGTATTTGGAGATGGCTCGGCGGGCATATCAGTCTCACATCCGAGCTTATGCGACGCACGTTGCGAACGAGCGGCATATCTTCAATATCAAGGAGCTGCACTTGGGTCACCTTGCAAAGAGTTTCGCGCTGCGGGATCGGCCAGGTAAGATCAATGTACCGGGTCTGCGGCCTGGGAAGGAGGACACCAAGAAGGATTTTAAAGCGGAGCGGAAATCTGCTggcgggaagaagaggaaggctACTGGGTATGGTGGTggcagagatgatgatgatgacgatgatcgCCCTTCAGCGACTACGGACACGACGCTCGCGgcgcagaagatgagagccaagatgaaggagcAATTGGCTGGGGCGAGCGAGTTCAATCTTGCATAG
- a CDS encoding lysophospholipid acyltransferase family protein (transcript_id=CADANIAT00002526) produces MSPAKSSVGESAPDLEIVGDQVTIHPSGYTGGPEPQDGGITERNLINNMARFRENPFDFLREVSSYMMSGTGWRAYDDIIGQPIYYSGFTEQIKSHILASPILREKVKELAEARLEVEDKEGLLQIRTGEFARTHTQRRKELESNLNEVVDQMLDNMICKMESKRFIRGAYYLASQLLTRAYHQGIHVSSEEILRLRAVAEEAAKKKQSIVFLPCHKSHVDYVSLQIICYRLGIALPVVVAGDNLNIPFVGAFLQHAGAMWIRRSFGNDPLYNTVVQAYIDTILQKGYNFECFIEGGRSRTGKLLSPKFGILSFIVDSVLSGRTEDTIICPVSTQYDKVIETESYISELLGQPKRKENLADFLSSSSVLSLKLGRVDVRFHKPWSLREYISQHLSRLPQPLQLKKGLKLSYSDRGRLLRSLGYRVLSDINNVSVMMPTALVGTVLLTLRGRGVGKAELVRRVEWLCDRVRAKGGRVAHFYRYPTEVVVNRALDVLGPKIVGEVTGLVEPTYFAVDRFQLSFYRNMTIHLFISEALVSAAMYTRVKQGGGPAHQRISYGDLLHHVTFLSQLFRGEFIFPPEGLTTNLENTLRTLEKDQVLAITRDSTGAPQFIELSETERQCGRENYDFYCFLIWPFIEASWLGTVSLLGLTPPLNGPKDVWINLSKAQNNAQLGDLSYFEAVNKEALKNSYDRFAEEGIIIVAKSKENRSSTKMRLAPEWTPERDPDTGKLLPQGRLWDFMELIAKSRREGKNRRDGATVSSRVLTMSDNVGRTLFESAESRAPATDVDVDVSTRAPRRKALTSKL; encoded by the exons ATGTCGCCGGCGAAGTCATCTGTGGGTGAATCCGCCCCAGACCTTGAAATCGTTGGTGATCAGGTTACAATTCATCCCAGCGGTTACACTGGAGGTCCAGAGCCGCAAGATGGAGGGATTACGGAACGCAATCTCATCAATAATATGGCGCGGTTTCGTGAGAACCCGTTCGACTTCTTGCGCGAAGTGAGCTCGTACATGATGTCGGGGACCGGCTGGCGCGCCTACGATGATATCATTGGGCAGCCGATATACTATTCTGGTTTTACGGAGCAGATCAAATCGCATATCCTGGCGAGTCCGATCCTGCGGGAGAAGGTAAAAGAGCTCGCAGAGGCGCGActggaggtggaagacaaagaagggCTTTTACAGATCAGGACTGGCGAGTTTGCGCGTACTCACACGCAACGTCGGAAGGAACTCGAGAGTAATCTTAACGAGGTGGTGGACCAGATGTTGGATAACATGATCTGCAAAATGGAGAGCAAGAGGTTTATTCGCGGCGCATACTACCTTGCTAGCCAGCTTCTCACTCGAGCATACCACCAGG GCATCCACGTATCCAGTGAGGAAATTCTGCGGCTACGTGCGGTTGCAGAAGAggcggccaagaagaagcagtccATCgtctttctgccttgccACAAATCGCATGTCGACTATGTTTCGCTCCAGATTATCTGCTATCGATTAGGCATTGCGTTGCCCGTTGTCGTCGCCGGAGACAACCTCAATATCCCTTTTGTGGGAGCTTTTCTACAACACGCAGGCGCCATGTGGATTCGGCGAAGTTTCGGGAATGATCCACTGTACAATACCGTTGTCCAAGCGTATATCGACACAATTCTGCAGAAGGGGTATAATTTTGAGTGTTTCATCGAAGGTGGACGGTCACGAACCGGCAAGCTGCTGTCGCCAAAGTTCGGTATCCTCAGCTTTATCGTGGATAGCGTTCTATCAGGTCGTACTGAGGACACTATCATATGTCCTGTCAGTACGCAATATGACAAAGTTATTGAAACAGA ATCATACATTAGCGAGCTTCTTGGTCAGCCcaagaggaaggagaacCTAGCCGACTTcctctcctcgtcatctgTCTTGTCTCTGAAGCTGGGTCGGGTAGACGTGCGATTCCATAAACCATGGAGTCTCCGAGAGTACATTTCCCAACATTTGTCTAGACTACCTCAGCCATTGCAGCTTAAGAAAGGCCTCAAACTCAGCTATTCCGACCGAGGCCGCCTTCTGAGATCACTAGGGTACCGGGTACTATCGGACATCAACAACGTGTCCGTGATGATGCCGACGGCTTTGGTTGGGACAGTCCTCTTGACTCTGCGTGGACGCGGAGTTGGCAAAGCTGAGCTTGTTCGGCGTGTGGAATGGCTCTGTGACCGCGTACGAGCTAAAGGGGGAAGGGTTGCACACTTCTACCGGTATCCGACCGAGGTGGTCGTTAACCGTGCGCTGGACGTTCTAGGACCGAAGATTGTGGGGGAGGTAACTGGGTTAGTGGAGCCAACGTACTTTGCTGTAGACCGTTTCCAGCTTTCGTTCTACCGGAATATGACCATCCACCTATTCATTTCTGAGGCGCTTGTGTCGGCAGCGATGTACACAAGGGTTAAGCAAGGAGGCGGACCCGCACACCAACGAATATCATATGGCGATCTCTTGCATCATGTTACCTTTCTATCTCAG CTCTTCCGCGGCGAATTCATATTCCCTCCTGAAGGTCTCACTACTAATTTGGAGAACACCTTGCGGACCCTCGAGAAAGATCAAGTCCTGGCAATCACCAGAGATTCCACGGGCGCACCACAGTTCATCGAACTCTCAGAAACAGAGCGTCAATGCGGACGCGAGAACTACGATTTCTACTGCTTCCTCATTTGGCCGTTCATTGAAGCCTCGTGGCTCGGCACTGTGTCCTTGCTAGGGCTTACTCCGCCCTTAAACGGTCCAAAGGACGTATGGATCAACTTAAGCAAGGCGCAGAACAATGCACAATTA GGTGACCTCTCCTATTTCGAAGCCGTCAACAAAGAAGCCCTTAAAAACTCGTACGACCGTTTCGCAGAGGaaggcatcatcatcgtcgcaaagagcaaagaaaaCCGCTCGTCCACGAAAATGAGACTCGCCCCAGAGTGGACGCCAGAGCGGGACCCAGATACCGGGAAACTCCTCCCGCAAGGCCGTCTTTGGGACTTTATGGAGTTGATTGCGAAGTCTAGACGTGAGGG GAAAAACCGCCGAGACGGCGCCACTGTTTCTTCGCGGGTCCTGACTATGTCTGACAATGTTGGCCGGACGTTGTTCGAGAGCGCAGAGAGCCGTGCGCCCGCTACTGATGTTGATGTCGATGTGTCGACCAGGGCGCCGCGGAGGAAGGCACTTACATCTAAGCTATAA
- a CDS encoding pantoate--beta-alanine ligase PAN6 (transcript_id=CADANIAT00002527) encodes MFRQARLLSNASSLSRTLIHSHSSLVRHYSFKVFRDVPPLRSLRRELLLSKRTVGLVPTMGALHEGHLSLIRQAASENTDVVVSIFVNPTQFGVNEDLSSYPRTWDADVAKLEELNTELSAKKEHGRITAILAPTAQTMYPTLPPSSEVDGDGSFVTITPLSKKLEGASRPVFFRGVATVCMKLFNIVGADRVYFGQKDVQQTVVIKRMVKDFHIDTEVRIGPTMREDDGLAMSSRNVYLGIRRRKVGLVLYNALRAAESAYQSGKLSRADILDTANSITQQLLTEQQSLSETERALFKVDYVSLADSDTLDELEVVDPSKGAILSGAIKMAPLEKTNVGEDCGLGDGKVPVRLIDNLILRPLK; translated from the exons ATGTTTCGGCAAGCAAGACTACTGTCAA ATGCCAGCTCGCTTTCTAGAACTCTTATTCACAGTCACTCCTCCCTCGTCCGCCACTACTCGTTTAAAGTCTTCCGCGATGTCCCACCTCTCCGAAGCCTTCGCCGCGAGCTCCTGCTCTCCAAGCGCACTGTTGGCCTCGTGCCTACAATGGGTGCCCTGCATGAAGGTCACCTCTCTCTGATCCGTCAGGCTGCCTCCGAAAACACCGACGTCGTCGTGAGCATATTCGTTAATCCCACACAATTCGGGGTCAACGAGGATCTCTCCAGCTACCCGCGAACGTGGGACGCCGATGTTGCAAAATTAGAAGAATTGAACACAGAGCTTAGCGCTAAGAAAGAACACGGTCGTATTACAGCTATCCTCGCCCCGACGGCTCAAACAATGTACCCGACTCTCCCGCCTTCTTCGGAGGTCGACGGCGACGGCTCGTTCGTGACGATTACACCTCTGTCGAAGAAATTAGAAGGGGCCTCGCGACCTGTTTTTTTTAGAGGCGTTGCGACAGTGTGTATGAAACTTTTCAATATTGTTGGAGCCGACCGAGTCTATTTCGGGCAGAAGGACGTTCAGCAGACTGTCGTCATTAAGCGCATGGTCAAGGACTTCCACATTGATACCGAGGTCCGGATAGGTCCCACAATGCGCGAAGATGATGGGCTAGCTATGAGCTCGCGGAATGTATACCTGGGCATTAGGCGACGGAAGGTTGGACTAGTTCTCTACAACGCATTGAGAGCGGCAGAAAGTGCATATCAGTCTGGCAAGCTCAGCCGGGCCGACATCTTGGATACTGCAAACAGTATAACCCAACAGTTGTTAACGGAGCAGCAATCTCTGTCCGAGACCGAGCGCGCGCTGTTCAAAGTTGACTACGTCTCACTTGCTGACTCGGATACGCTCGACGAGCTTGAGGTCGTTGATCCTTCAAAAGGAGCGATCCTCAGCGGAGCCATCAAGATGGCGCCACTTGAGAAGACGAACGTAGGAGAGGATTGCGGGCTTGGGGATGGCAAGGTTCCAGTCCGGTTGATTGACAATCTGATATTGAGGCCTCTAAAATAG